CTGCAACCTATGACCAGCTGTCTGTGTCAAAGTGGAGGCACCTACCAAAGCTTACAACGAACAAACACTCGTGGGCTTCTTTGTGGTTTCGCCTCAATCTCAACACGTGTGGGACAACCGGATCCTGTTTATATTTACTCGCAAGAAAGTCCAACCAAGTTCTGTGGAACTTTCTCCTCTTCAGAGACGTGCAGAGGACGCAGCCCAGCCTCCCAAGGGTCAAAACAGAGAGAGCTCGCCCGAGGACGGGGCCGCGTTGCTAAGTCTGGGGCTCGAAGAGTTACATCAGATTTGCGTTTGTTTCTTCCAGAAACGACAAAACTACCAGGAGGTGGGGGATCCGtgccctcccccacacacacacctgtggccGAAACCAAAAGACGCACGGCCCCCGTTACCTGCGAAGCGCGTCGATCTTGCTTTGGTATTTCTCAAAGAAGGGGTTCGCCTCCAGGCCGCCATCGCCTGCAGCCCCCCGAACTGCCACCACCAAGAGTCGAGGCTGCGGGGGAAGCAACAGGCCAAGAGGGCGAAGAGCGGCAAAACGACCCACCAGCGCCCCTCGGCACAGCCCGAGTCCCGCTGCCCCCCATAATTGCTGCAAATGCCCCGCTGCCATTCCGCCCTCGTCCGCCCGTTTCCGCCGAGAGTAACGCGTAACAcctccctccttctccacacagcCCAACACCAAGGTTCCGCCTCGAACAGGGAACAGCCCCGTTAGCTGCTTTCCGTGGCTGCATCGAAAGTTGTACATGAATTGGCTATAATGAATGGGGTGGACGAAAGAAATAGCTGGAGAGCCGTCCGATTTCAGAGGATGTGAACTATATCCCACGTTGCTTTCTCGGTCCTACCGAATACATTTAAAGAGGGATGCCGCCAGAACCCGAGTTGCTCTCAGATATACACTACATAGCCGACTCCCAAATGGAGCGCCCATCCTTCGTTCCTCAGCTGGGTTGGGGTCCTGTCCGCCTTTAACTGGGAGTAAGCCCTATTGAATACATGGGGCTTTGTATTAACCGCCACATTCTAATCCATACTGAAATGTACCACCTCGtattttttgaatttgtttcAATCCAGCCTGCACATCTAGCCAACAATGTTGGATATTTGTTTTTTCTCCGCCACCCCCAGCACTGTAATGCTCATCCTGATGAAGACTAGTGAGAAGTCAAAAACTATGTtatattcataattttttttacaatgaaGTTTCAATAGTAAGATATTTTCTATACTTCAGTTAAATCATCAGTTGGAATTGAGACTGCAGAAGGAGAAATAAGTCTTGAAAGGGCAAGCTATGAAGAAGTTACAGAATATCCTCAAGTGAAAGAATGTGTTCCACAGAACCCATGGCAAGATCATATACTGTACTATGCTATTCCTGATTGTACTGTATGTGTGAAAGCTCAAGAGGGAAGAAAGCTGCCAGGGAGATTCATATGAAATtggaatgtggtgttggagaagagcttGACAGATTTTATACAGCATTAGAAAGACAATCAAGTAGAGGCACTTACATCAACAAAagctaaaatgattaaactgaggctgtcaAATTTTGGGCATTTAATAAGAAGGTATGACTCACTggaagaagacaataatgctgggaaaagttgaaggcaacagggaaaTAAGATGACCAAATAGAAGATAGATTGACCAAGAAATGAACACACAACAttcagtttgcaaaacctgagaactgttaatgataggatcttttggaggCTAATAATTTTTTGGATCTTCATAAACTGGAAGAACTTTGATAGCATATAACTACAATATTGTTATGTAGTAAATGTCATTAAAATTAGTTTGCATGGTTTCTGCTGGTGAAATGAATGCATGCACATTTAAACACACACTAGCATGGcactaaaaaaaatgaaatgtattcCAGCCATTGCTATAAGTATTATTGCAGAATACCATCAAAACAATTCCAATTCAACAATTGGAATTGTTGTGCATTTATATACAAACACATAAATCTCTTACATACATAAAAGCAGAAGAATAGTTTAAACATGAGAAAGGAGCAGTGTGTGCTCTGCTGGCATTCACGAATATAATCCAATACATACAAATACACTGGTAGTATTTTGCGGAGTTGGGgttacacatttgtccaaaggaagggaggagagtCTGCATCAGGCTACAATGTGCctaatttttgtcttttaaagtttgcatctctctttttctcaatTGATACCACTGCCCTATACCTCCTGAAGGCCCACAGGCTTTTATGCCgtttggaaaattaaaaaataacttaCAATGGTTTCATTAAACAGTTTAATTTAAATGTGAAATACGTATTTGTAGCAGAAACCACAAGGAGTTTTACTGGGCACTTTAAACAGCCTTTTATCCTATAGCCATTTTTacctttaatatttgttttgagtttaattaatggattttgacTGTTTTTATGCTCTTTGAtcacttgtaaacctcccagaatgACCactggtcagatgggcagtatataaatcaaacaaacatatAGTAAATAAAACACAAAGGCTTACATTGTCAGGAAGAAACATTTCTGGCTGCAGCTTTTGGCAACTCAACAAGAGGCAAGGaaaggcttttaatttttttcaaaatactaaCAAAGGCAAAGGTGACTAGCAAAATTCTTTGGGTGTTGTGATGGTTAGAACTTGACTCTGTTCTGAACTTAGTTATCCATTCTTGTACATTAAGGTTTTCAATCAAATACTAAAGGCCCTGGGTTGTAGAGAGTGTTCTTTTGACACCGATAATTGTATCCTAGCAGCCATTATCTCATTGTAAGCTTTGGAACCTTACTCTTTCTgtcattctgttccagtgatggtAGCGTCAACCACAGAGCTTTTTAGTTTAGCTCTACTTCCTCTGCAAAACAAGAAAGTGAACTGATCTTGTGAAGGCATCCACTTGATAAGTTTCAAAGAGTATATGAAGAAGTAATGACTATATCCAGTGGTAAGGaacattttctttccaaattattagtgtttttattaaaaaattatgCAGATCAAGAATAGGGTTTGTGACTCTCCAAATATTATTGAACCAAAACACCAAATGATCTTAGCTAGCATGCCTGTTAGAGAAGGAGGAGAATTGCTGTTCAATAATACCTGAAATGTCTGAATCAGGACATCTTGAGGTCCTAACTTATGTCAGCTTTCAGATTGTCCCATAGCTTTAACCCCCAAAATGTGAATtattctgttatttatttttatatttaaaggcTCTTCATAATCAGAGGCCTTCCATTCCAGTTACTTGTGAATATCTGTTAATGAACTGTCCATTTCAGCTTTACATATTATAACATGAATGTGTTAATGAAGTGGATGGGAATAATatggatataaatatatatatttggccacAAATACATTTAAGCAGTTCATATGCATGACAAACTCTCACTTTGGACATTGCTCCAGTAACAGGATTCATGCTATGTTGACAACCACTTTTCTATCACATATTCTATTACAAGATAAAAAAATCCTTTCAACATTGATTTTGCACTGCTAGGTCTAGCACAGAATGTGCATATTGTTTTGAATGCTGTTGTAACAGGTTAAGATGATACTGGAGATGGAGTTGAGTTATTGCTTAACTTCTTAACTAATAAAGTACTAGGTTTGTGATAAGAATGGTGTTTCCTTCTGCAGCAGGGATTGTGCCTGTGTAGCATCATCATGAAAAACTCCACACCAGAGCACTGCTCGTGCATATCTCCCTTTTGGATCACAATCTAGAATTTTTGTAGTCTTGAACATTTATTAAGGTGCACTAATTAACTGTATGCAAGAACCTAATAGCTATGTTGGAGCAGATTAAAAGCCTATCCAGTCTACAGTTCTGCTCAGAGCACTCCCACCGGTATTCCTGCACATCTCATGTATAAAGGCATACTGCCCCTAGTACTGGAGAAAGTGGAATCGCTGTTTGTGAATGGGCAAGAAATTTCAGGCCTGTTCTGGCTGGGTGAGCTTCCTCTGAGGAATCTGTTTCACAGCTTCAAGATGTTTCTTGATACAATATCATACCTGGAAGTTCAGGTGGCTGCAGTGTCCAGGAAGCCCTGTACACAGCTTTGGCTGAATGTTGCCCACTAACCCTATTAAGTGCTATTAAAATTTTTATTCCATGTTGCTCTTTGAATAATTTGAATAGAATAGCTCTGTTTGAAAAGATGATTGTCCTAATATTaaatttttgaaatataaaaattatCTGGAGAGTCATTTTGGATTCAGGAGGCAACTCACAGTCTTCCTGCTTCTCTCCTCTTccaggtgagttttttccccttaaaaatagGACTCAGTGACAGTGAATGAGaacacccatttttaaaaaattaaaaatgcaaaacactgCACAGCATATACTCAGATTTTGACTTCAGTGAAACGTAGCAGTTGTAGAACTTCTACTAAAATGTTAACTCTTATTTGCAGATTTACTGCCCACCTATTTTGGATGTCTAGGACTTTGGTATGTCCTGGTATTTGGTTGCATGCTACTTTTTCATTGGAGAAAACGAATCCATGGGAAACGACGTGCAAGAGCCTGGGTGAAACAGTTAAAAGCTGAAACATATTTCCAGCGTGCACTGGATCACACAGCTAAGAAAACCCAGCCTGGAGCAAAAGTGGAAGTATACAATCTTGCATTCGATAGCATCCCAAAGCTACATGACAGTTCCCGATCCAATGAGACCATGGCAAATAGTAATGGTTGTTCCATTCCTTCAATTCCAGACCCAGACCCATGCAAACCAGTGTTTCAAGAAGTACCTTGTGCTTGTGTTCTCTCTCACCTGCCACCACTGCTTGAGCATTCAGCATCTTATCCATGCTCTAAAATTCCAGTCAGAAGCACACCATACATTTCAATTGTGAAATCTGTCACGTTGAAAAATGGGCCATTCAATATTGGTAGCAGCATCTCTTCTTAACAGCAAATTTAATGGACAGAGTAAGATGAAACTGGGGAAGCAAAGACATTCTCGAAAGTAAATTTGCTACTTGCTGATCTGTCCAATTGTGTGCATCATAggattaaaaatacagaatttaaaatgctgtcaagttgcaaGTTTTGAAGACCAGCCAATGGAGGACAAATAGTTCAGCTTCTGCTGCAAACTATTTTCTAGCTATAAAAATCcactctgaaataaaaatagttaCACCCCATATAAAgtgttttatttacatttaacaTTCGCAGTGCAGGATAGGTGCAAAACTCAGTTGCTATAAACTGCTTTAACCCACTTCATACAAACTTTTATACATTTCTAAAAGATGTCCAATCTGTTTTATCTTTCTATACATTTCAGCTATTTTGTATTGAAGGTCAGCTTAAATAAAGGACagtaaattttaaaacaaattgacaaTAGATGAAAACCAAGATTCACAGCCAATAATTCTGTAAGCATTCCTATGCCAAGGACCGAAACCCAGCATACTTGGAATAATTTCTCCTAAGGCAGTAAAACAAAggagttgcattttttttctctggagATGCATGTTCAAAAGAGCTCAACTTTTActagcttgtttgtttgttttacaaaatAGGATAGTTGCACAGTTGCTACTTCACAAATGTCATTATCAGCAAAAGTATAGGCAACTACACCTCCTCCAAAGCAAAAGATGGAGGCTTTAATACACTATCTTGAAACCCATATTAAAATTTAGTTCTTTCTTGAAGCTTACTGGTTCATCATTCTAAAAAAGGGAATTTTCTCCACTTCTACTTCTGTCAAGTTGTGTTTATATCAAACCTTTCCAACAGAATCACCCCGAACAAAAAGGCATGTATTCAAGTCACTCATGCTTtgaaaaaatatatcattttttaCCACAAGTAAATTTGCTGTTAATATGTTACACTCTCCCTGTTGATTCTGaactattgtattcctgatttTAACATAGGTTAACTACAGTTTTTACAGATTATCATACTAATTAAAACATTCCGAAAACATTGACATACAAACTTAAAATTCTCTCAAGGACAATTTTAATTCACCAGCAGTACTGAAAGCACTAACCAGTTCCTAACCTAGTACTCTACAAGTGTTTTGGGCAACACCTTCCTTAGCACAGACCAACATGGCCAATGATCAGAGATGATAATATTTATGCCAAAACATCAGAGGATTGGAGAAGGATGGTCTGACCTGTCTTCCCTATTACAGAATACAACATCAAAATGCCAGTGATGCTAAAAGGTGACAGGACAATTGGCTTAAATCAGTGGCCTGGCTAATTTTCCTGTTACCAACCATTGGGGAGTACTTTATTGCTCAGGTATGGTTCAGATCTGAAAAGCTAACCCCAAAATGTGAGTGATGAAACATTAACTTACGAAAGTATGTGAGGGTTAAATTACTTGGTATAGTAAATACATGATGTGTTGTTTGTCAAAAACATCATGTATTTTTTTAACAGTAAAGGAAGAAGGGTGGCTGGATCCAGACTGGGACCACAGTAGGAGAGAAGATGGGCAACTGTGATGGGCCACTGTGCCACACCAATGTTGCTGGACCAAATCTTCCTGCAGTCCTAGCTCACAAAACCAATGGTACAGAATGAGTTGAGATGCAATTCTAAAATACAGACAGCTTACATCACCAGCACTAATGACATGTTTTCACTATCTCTTAACTGCTATTTgtaggggagaaagagaggaaacttGTCATCCCCGAGTAGTTCCAAATAGAACAGACTTTTTTCCTAAGTAAAGAAAAAGTCACAGGGAGTTGTAAGATACTACAGCTCTCCTATATAAGGCTGAATTTGCTACACTGGCTATGCCACTACTGCTGATTCACTACACAGCATTCAGTTGCATGTTCCCTTTTACTAATGTAAAATCACAAGCAGCAGCCTATTCACCTGCTCTGAAACTGAAGCTACTAGAGTGTATAATATGGGCCAATTGTTAGTGGCTGCCACAATCCCTTGGGTGTTCCTCATACACAACTGCTATCAGAATAACATGTAAACATGTAAGACACTCCACAGGAACAGCAAAGGGACTATGAAAACCAAATTACTGTCAATAACATAAAGTGGACCACCACACAGTTTGTTATATGACGGCTAACTTCAATGCCAGAATTAGAGGGCCACAGACCATGTGAAATGCTGAACATTTAAGTCTACAATTATTTAGCACCTGAACATTTCAGATATCCTACATGCTTGTAACATTTCCACCTTTCTATGTCATGGAGAAGCTAAGAAATACTTGGTGTGGAAAGGAATTCAGACAGCCAATAAAGTTCCTTCCTGGACTTGCTACTGCAGTCACTATTGAATTAGGATTGAGACCTCCATTACTACTAAGGTAGTACAGTAAAGCTTCAGAAATACAATCTCAGTAGCTGAGCATCTGAATTAGCCATGAGtcacactgtttttaaaaataaatgtttctttttttgacAACTAAATGTTTCTACAGTAGAAATAAGTCTCAAAATAaaccagaaagtgctttaagtcaGTAGGTTAGCAGCAGGATTAGACATGAGCTCTCTGCTATATAAACTAATGCTAGCAAACCAACTTtccaaaaatactttaaatttttGGCATACAATCATTATATTAGAACAAATAAATACTAgtatattttattgctttatttggTCTATAATTTTATACAGAAAGTATATGAAAGTGATAGAAACTTGTCTGAACTCTTTTAACTGCTGGACAAAGTCAACATACTCATGTTAGGAAACAAGTAAAAGAGAAAAATCCTGAAGCAACCTATGATGGAAATGGTTTTTCAAGGCTTCTCATTAAATATTTTTGGAGGAGTCTGTTCTATTTATTTCAAGTTATTTACTCCTGACATGCTGGCATTCTGACAGCAACTGCTGTCATGATCCATGTCAATCACATTCAAAGGTCTAAAAGGTCACCCTTTTGTTGGGTGCGACTTTATTACAAATTTAACTTATTAAACTAAAACCTGGGGGAAAGCTGATGGCTTTGTAAAATGTTCTTGAAAACTGCTAATGTCACTTCAGATTTAGagacacaatatttaaagcatgTTGGATTTTGTTCTCAAGTCAATATCTagagaataaacactgacatttactttaaaaaaaactcaaataTCAACATTCATCTCTGCCTGTTTTTTCTAATGGCATAAACATACAGTAGGTTAACATATCAAGAATTTCTAatggtaaaaacaaacaatagcATAACATGTCAATAATGTATAAATGATGGCCAGGCTGCACATTACAAGTCCCAAGACTACTGCTACAGCTgccatagggggaaaaaaaatcacactacgAAGTGCAAATGCAAAGATGCACATAACATGGAATTTGGTCACCCCTCACTTGTTCCTGACACAAATAAAGGAAGAAGCTCTAAACTAGAATAAAAGTAATGACTGTCACACTACTTCTGATCCTGTGAGATACCCAATTAAGGTGGTgaagtttatttttttcagtgagCCAAAATAAAGGAGAAATGCCGCAGTGAATATCTAGCTTATTGAAGTGTTTTTTTATCAACTATTATTTTCTCTAACAATACAACATCAGACAAAatctatattatttttaaaggaaataactAATTACTTCTATAACATGTTGAGAGTATAatataaatttgattttttaaaaatcagaagcattAAGAGTAGAAGTCCTCTTTACAGTCCGTCCCCAGAATTCATATTCTGAATATTTGACAACTGCATTTTCCCAGGCCACTATTGAAAGTATGTTATGTAGAAGGATAATTCCTAGAAAAAAGATATACCTGCTCAGCCTCAAATATTCCCTAATGCATATTGAATATTTATTAATTACTATGCAAAGACGACCCagatagttttattttaaatatttgcaagTAGATGAGTCTTATCCCACAAAGTCAGattcttttatgtttttattctaAAGTGCAGCTAATTTAAGGCAGatctgaaatataaaataatttttctcaaTATTTACACACATATTCTAATTTGAAAACAAGCGCTTCCCTTATAAGGGAAATAACACATTGAGCTAAATTCTTAGCATAGTTTAAGGTGCAGTTACCCTATCCTGCTATGAATATATTATTTCAATGCAAGAATAATTACCCCCACAGTTGTGAAACGTGATGGCAGGGTATCATCCTCTGGCTCTGAGTCAGAGAAAATTAGATGCACCTCAGTTCTatgaaaatggaaaggaaaggaatgcaGCAAATCTTTGGCAACCAATTGCCTTGTTTGGGTCGAAAGGACCTCATTGTGTCTAATTATCTCTGCATTTCAGATTCAGAGGTGAAAATCTTTTCAGGAATCAACATCTCTTAAGTTacagataaaaatataaaagctttTGAGTATTTTCTAAAGAACACAAAATTTAAAAGGTGTCAACAAGTACACGATGTTAGCTGCAAAGATTAGTACATCACTGGGGAAAGTGCTGGATGTAGCTTTTACTTATCAAGTTTCTTGTTGTGATAGTTGTAGCTACTGTAAGTCATTCAATACTGTATTTAGGTAGGGATACTATACACCAAGTGCTGTCCTCAGTTCTGGGAGAGAATACTTCTCATCCCCATCTGCGTCAAATTCCTTGAAGTTCTGTGAATCATTCCATGTAAAACCAACCAGATTTCGCAGGTCTTCATAAGACAGCTTGCCATCAGTGCCTTGATTGGCAGCCCTGAACAAATTCTGAAGGTCTGCAATAAGGAAAACatggtttaaagaaaaaataaataaattcatgctgCCATACCACACTGAACACAACTGACCATATCCAATTTTGGAAATACAGAGAGTCAGTCCTTTTTATTACTTGGATGAAAGACCACCAGACATATCAGGTATTTCTAGGCAGGGCTACATATGAATTCTGTGCAGTTCTCAGAGTTCCTGTATCTGAGCACATCCGCAACAGTAGCTTATTATCAGAGCAACACAACATGCACATCATATTAATCTGGAGTTCCAATGCAAGTTCCATAATCTAATAGCACAAATAGCTAAACAAATTATGAACCCtccattctttctttgtttagcATGATGTGCAAACCATGAACTCTGACCTGTCTCTCCCTTAACAAGCCAGAGTcatatgccattctcttattagATAAGGATCCAAGTGGGAATGAACAAGCTGCATGCATCAGCACACTGGCTCATTCTAAAGAATCCTGGCTTCTTGTAATATCCTTAATATAATACCCCAAATTCCTTGTGTAGTGGTATTCTATCATGGCTTGTTTAAGCTGCAGCATCCTGATAAATCTGAATCATGAGTAATACTGTGATTTAATTTTAGCTTACTATCCAGAAACAGGATCTGGTTTCATATCCTGGTTAGTAAAATGAGATTAAAATGTAGTGGGTAACTGATTCTAACAAAGCACAATACAAATGTTTGTGCCTCATGCAAGGAAAGGATAGAGGAGACAGGAATGGAACACAGACATTCATTCTCAGctcaataaaacaaataaaagatcAATAATTTATGAAAACAAAGAGACCTGAAGCAGCTTTACAAACATGGCAGTGTTTATGACTAAACGTCAATAAAACGCATGCCAGGCTGAACCAGAAGCCAGTGATTATTTGTTCtggagtaaaaaagaaaaaaagaaagaaagaaggtggaaAGTGGGTGGCTTATATCCCACCccatagcactctctgggcagtttacaattaattatgcaggctacacattgccccccgccccagcaagctgggtacttattttaccaacctcagaaggatagaaggccgagtcaaccttgagctggctacctgggattgaatcccatgtcgtgagcacagttttgactgcagtatagctatttaaccactgtgccatgatgcTCCTATCCAGACAAGCATCAAACTGATGTAAGCTACTGTTGTGCATAGGCAGAAGCCCTCCACATGCCAAACAGTAGTTCAGGAGTGAAGAAGCAATATGTCAGGAGCAAGGTATGGGAACTGCTATCCTCTGCAGTTTCAATCCAAAGAGTCCCGTCACAAGATGCTAGTTATATTGTCCAAAAGACAGGCACAACTTCAAGGGCTGTGTTTACTGTGTTGGGTAGCTGGATGCCGAAGTATCAATTCCTGATTGTCTTTGTTCTTTGAAAAATCACCTGCTGGAGCCCTCATTTAAGTTTAGGAAGCGAATGCTCTGCAGACAATCCATCCCCTATTAACTCAGCTCTCTTTGGTTCTAGCTGCCTCTGAAGTGTTATTTCTCTTAGCATCAGGGAAAATAATTATTTACTACTAACAAAAAGATACAGGATTACCTTCAATGTTGGATATTCCAGGTAAAGACAAGCCCCTTGGGTGTCTATTTCCCATATAACTGTTGCCAACTGATCTTGAAGACACTCTTGGATGTTTTGTAGGCTCTGATGTGGTGCTTTGGAGCTTTCCTGCCATCAAGAAAATTTACAGCAGTTTTAGCTTTCTTTTCTGATACTAGCAGTAGCAGTTGGAAAATAACTGCACTTTACAAAGGGGACTGCATCTTAATGGTATGCAGTGGAACAGGATACTTtgaatcatgtgctgtcaagtcaattctaacttatatGGACCCTGTtcaggttttctaggcagagaatatccagaagtggtttatcattccccttttctgggagcatttgggactgtgcagtttgctctgTCTGGGCTGAACAGTAGTAaactgaagtcccaacctctggcactgtagccagatacccaaaccactgagctatccagacaccACAATCCAGATATCTAATTGACAAATACATATGTACATGCTTTAATACATCAGACAGAAAATCTTCCATCATGTTTCAGCATATTTCCTGAAATGATTTGGTAGGGATGTATCTATACCAAAATACAAGCTAAAGTCATATTTATACCAACCATTCACTGGAAGCTTGGGAAAGGTCTATGCTACCACTGTTTCCCCCCCATCAATTCATAGCAAGAATGTTATAAACAGCTATCCAAACATTCAAAGGAGTTCAAATGCAAAGTGACTAATGGCTCATCCTAAGAATATAAGCAGGGGGTGTGGTTTGCTGCGGATGAAAATGGCAGCATAGAAGATCAAATCTGTTTTAAGCCCAGGAAATATATGTGAAAGTTTGTAAATTGAGAAAGAAAACACTTTGAATTGAATAGATACGGGAAAGCCAAAGAAGACGCCAGGAAAAAATAAGCCGAGCCACCTCTGATGAAGAGTACAAAAGAGGTCTGACTGAGACATCGGAGGAGTCTGAGAGTAAAGTGGAGGAGTGTGgtaagaaaaaagggaaagggcgGAAAAAAGCTAATGGAGCAAATGATGAGATGAAGCTGCTTATAAAACAATTAAGGA
This sequence is a window from Pogona vitticeps strain Pit_001003342236 chromosome 4, PviZW2.1, whole genome shotgun sequence. Protein-coding genes within it:
- the TEX38 gene encoding testis-expressed protein 38, which translates into the protein MTISSDLLPTYFGCLGLWYVLVFGCMLLFHWRKRIHGKRRARAWVKQLKAETYFQRALDHTAKKTQPGAKVEVYNLAFDSIPKLHDSSRSNETMANSNGCSIPSIPDPDPCKPVFQEVPCACVLSHLPPLLEHSASYPCSKIPVRSTPYISIVKSVTLKNGPFNIGSSISS